In Prosthecochloris sp. GSB1, the following proteins share a genomic window:
- the lpxB gene encoding lipid-A-disaccharide synthase: MTDRKKLFVLAGEVSGDQHAAGVVRAFLDRRPDVEVFGAGGSKMKELGVELLYDVDDLSVMGFVEVLGRVVRFRRIIADLKSRILSERPDAALLVDYPGMNLLMAAFLHRLNIPVVYYIPPKVWAWKEGRIAKIRDYVDRLLVIFDFEVPFFERHGVEARFVGNPVAEQVGLAELPPFDDFAGRHGIARDRKIIGILPGSRRQEITSIYPEMLKASALLSERYDPVFLLGRSTQIDRRLFDGYAEDAGIPVIECSAYETMRYSDLAFVTSGTATLEALCFGLPMIVVYRTGILNFEIAKRVVRLKNVSLANLVARGLDADSRVVPELLQHDATAANMAEEARRLLDDPKAAAAMRNELLGAKARLAESSPSREVAAELCDYFGC; the protein is encoded by the coding sequence GTGACGGACCGGAAGAAACTTTTCGTGCTCGCCGGCGAGGTTTCCGGTGATCAGCATGCCGCCGGGGTCGTCAGGGCTTTTCTCGACCGTCGTCCGGATGTCGAGGTTTTCGGCGCCGGCGGCAGTAAAATGAAGGAGCTTGGCGTTGAACTGCTCTACGATGTCGATGACCTGAGTGTGATGGGGTTCGTCGAGGTTCTTGGCCGTGTGGTTCGTTTCAGGCGGATTATCGCGGATCTCAAGAGCCGCATTCTTTCGGAAAGGCCGGATGCGGCTCTTCTTGTGGATTATCCGGGCATGAACCTGTTGATGGCGGCCTTTCTGCATCGACTGAACATTCCCGTCGTCTATTACATCCCCCCCAAGGTATGGGCATGGAAGGAAGGCCGGATAGCTAAAATTCGCGACTATGTCGACCGCCTGCTGGTTATTTTCGATTTCGAGGTGCCGTTTTTTGAACGCCATGGTGTCGAGGCGCGCTTTGTCGGCAATCCGGTTGCGGAACAGGTCGGGCTGGCGGAGCTTCCGCCTTTCGATGATTTTGCCGGACGCCATGGTATTGCGCGTGACAGGAAGATAATCGGGATTCTTCCCGGCAGCCGTCGGCAGGAGATAACCTCGATCTACCCTGAAATGCTCAAGGCGTCGGCGTTGCTCAGTGAAAGATACGATCCGGTGTTTCTGCTTGGAAGATCAACCCAGATCGATCGCCGTCTGTTCGACGGCTATGCGGAAGACGCGGGGATTCCGGTGATCGAATGTTCCGCTTACGAGACGATGCGTTACAGCGACCTCGCTTTCGTGACATCGGGTACCGCGACGCTCGAAGCCCTCTGCTTCGGGCTTCCGATGATCGTCGTTTACAGGACGGGGATCCTGAATTTCGAGATTGCGAAGCGTGTCGTCAGACTGAAGAACGTTTCGCTGGCGAATCTTGTCGCCAGGGGACTCGATGCCGACAGCCGTGTCGTGCCGGAACTTCTTCAGCACGACGCGACCGCGGCAAACATGGCTGAAGAGGCGCGCCGGTTGCTTGACGATCCGAAAGCGGCCGCTGCGATGCGCAATGAACTGCTCGGCGCGAAGGCGAGGCTGGCGGAATCCTCTCCTTCCAGGGAAGTCGCCGCCGAACTCTGTGATTACTTCGGGTGCTGA
- a CDS encoding FAD-dependent oxidoreductase, which translates to MNTVNLTIDGKAFTVDAGISILEAASRNGIDIPTLCYHASLNTTGSCWMCIIELKGKNRFVPACSTTVTEGMAVETRNPVLHEMRRKNLGRFLDNHCGDCNAPCELSCPAGCDIPAFVSAIARNEDAEAIRIIKDTIPLPGILGRICPAPCEDECRRHGVDEPVSICALKRFAADRDRESAAPYVPPREAGTGKTVAVIGAGPAGLSAAYHLLRKGHEVTVFDANPKPGGMMRYGIPRFRLPTDIIESDLEPIRAMGGRFLCDTVFGRDITLESLGRDGFDAILVATGAQLASSMNIPGEENAEGVISGIDFLRRAASGDPVSPGHSVVVIGGGNTAVDAARTARRLGAETVTMLYRRSMDEMPANRSETADARREGVAIRFLASPVAIASDENGRLVVSAQKMELGEPDEGGRRRPVAIENSGFTLTADLVIAAIGQSVDTGAFDIAGIESTPKGTVSTEPGTFRTNVEGVFACGDCVSGADIAINALRQASLAAKAIDCHLMKKPAETPPKQFNSTYGPRDKAPAKFYERAKSAPRNYPEELLPEVRIEGFDEVSPGMAEANARAEAMRCLRCSCGGKHTCTLRALASDYDVAQERRDPDPAGFAVERGPGIRFERQKCVDCGVCVRTIEETGCNGAELLRILVERCPTGALG; encoded by the coding sequence ATGAACACGGTCAACCTCACCATCGACGGAAAAGCGTTCACTGTGGATGCAGGCATCTCCATACTGGAAGCCGCGAGCCGCAACGGAATCGACATCCCCACCCTCTGCTATCACGCATCGCTTAACACGACAGGCTCGTGTTGGATGTGCATCATCGAACTGAAAGGCAAAAACCGTTTTGTACCCGCCTGCAGCACCACGGTGACCGAAGGAATGGCCGTCGAGACCCGCAACCCCGTGCTTCATGAAATGCGCAGGAAAAATCTCGGGCGGTTCCTCGACAATCACTGCGGCGACTGCAACGCCCCCTGCGAATTGTCCTGCCCGGCGGGATGCGACATACCTGCGTTCGTTTCCGCGATAGCAAGGAACGAGGATGCCGAAGCAATACGGATCATCAAGGATACGATTCCTCTCCCGGGAATACTCGGAAGAATCTGTCCCGCTCCTTGCGAGGACGAATGCCGCAGGCACGGTGTTGACGAACCGGTATCCATCTGCGCGCTGAAGCGCTTCGCCGCCGACAGGGACAGGGAGTCCGCCGCCCCTTACGTTCCGCCGCGCGAAGCCGGAACAGGAAAAACCGTCGCGGTTATCGGGGCTGGACCGGCCGGCCTTTCTGCGGCATACCACCTCCTGAGGAAAGGACACGAGGTCACGGTTTTCGACGCGAACCCGAAGCCGGGGGGAATGATGCGTTACGGCATCCCGCGCTTCCGGCTTCCGACCGATATCATCGAAAGCGATCTGGAACCGATACGCGCCATGGGCGGCCGGTTTCTCTGCGATACGGTTTTCGGACGCGACATAACCCTTGAAAGCCTCGGGCGGGACGGCTTCGATGCCATCCTTGTCGCCACTGGCGCGCAGCTCGCCTCTTCGATGAACATCCCGGGAGAAGAAAACGCCGAAGGCGTGATTTCCGGAATCGACTTTCTGAGACGGGCCGCTTCCGGCGACCCGGTATCGCCGGGGCATTCGGTTGTGGTCATTGGCGGTGGAAACACCGCCGTGGACGCGGCGAGAACCGCACGGCGACTGGGCGCTGAAACGGTTACGATGCTCTACCGCCGTTCGATGGACGAAATGCCCGCCAACCGCTCGGAAACAGCCGACGCGCGCCGCGAAGGCGTAGCGATCCGTTTTCTCGCCTCGCCGGTTGCGATCGCCAGTGACGAAAACGGACGGCTTGTGGTCTCGGCACAGAAAATGGAACTCGGCGAACCCGATGAAGGCGGCCGGAGGCGCCCGGTCGCCATCGAGAATTCCGGCTTCACACTCACGGCCGATCTCGTCATCGCCGCCATCGGCCAGTCTGTCGACACCGGCGCTTTCGACATTGCCGGTATAGAGTCAACGCCGAAAGGCACCGTGTCGACGGAACCCGGGACCTTCAGGACGAACGTGGAAGGCGTTTTCGCTTGCGGCGACTGCGTCAGCGGCGCGGATATCGCCATCAACGCCCTGAGGCAGGCCTCGCTTGCGGCAAAGGCAATCGATTGTCACCTTATGAAAAAGCCGGCAGAAACTCCCCCGAAGCAATTCAATTCGACCTACGGTCCGAGAGACAAGGCCCCCGCAAAATTCTACGAACGGGCCAAGTCAGCCCCGAGAAACTATCCGGAGGAACTCCTGCCCGAAGTCCGCATCGAAGGATTCGACGAAGTCTCCCCAGGCATGGCGGAAGCAAACGCCCGCGCTGAAGCGATGCGCTGCCTGCGTTGCAGTTGCGGCGGAAAGCACACCTGCACCCTCAGGGCTCTCGCTTCGGATTACGACGTAGCACAAGAGCGCCGGGACCCGGATCCGGCAGGGTTTGCCGTCGAACGTGGACCGGGCATACGGTTCGAACGCCAAAAATGCGTCGACTGCGGCGTCTGCGTGAGAACCATCGAGGAAACTGGATGCAACGGCGCTGAACTGTTGCGAATCCTGGTCGAGCGCTGTCCTACCGGAGCGCTCGGATAA
- a CDS encoding TOBE domain-containing protein, whose translation MNRIRATVSAIEQQESLHRVKLLAAGEVFYVITLELAEDYVVGAEVDITFKSTHVAVARNLAGEVSISNRIEAGVVEMKKGRLLSDLLLESRAGRFYALTTTQAAERMRLVPGDRVTALMKASDLYLSKV comes from the coding sequence ATGAACAGGATTCGGGCGACGGTCAGCGCGATAGAGCAGCAGGAAAGTCTTCATCGGGTCAAACTGCTGGCCGCCGGGGAGGTGTTTTACGTTATCACGCTCGAACTGGCGGAGGATTACGTTGTCGGGGCTGAAGTCGACATCACCTTCAAGTCGACTCATGTGGCGGTTGCGAGGAATCTCGCCGGCGAGGTGAGTATATCCAACAGGATAGAGGCTGGTGTCGTGGAAATGAAAAAAGGCCGGCTCCTCTCCGATCTTCTGCTTGAAAGCCGTGCGGGAAGGTTCTACGCGCTGACGACGACGCAGGCTGCGGAACGGATGCGACTGGTTCCCGGTGACCGAGTCACGGCGCTCATGAAGGCCAGCGATCTTTATCTTTCGAAAGTATGA
- a CDS encoding RNA polymerase sigma factor, translated as MQEACEIRVSVHPKENRLQRNGHSTKNDDFSKIVAEHQNMVLNTCFRFVMNKEDAEDISQEVFIEAYRSLDSFRQESKLSTWLYRIAVTKSLDHLRKKKRKKRFSSLKRVIGINDPAEELPMPSNETPAEVLSGNERVEVLQRALDALPDNQKTAFLLSKYDGYSNQEIAEIMQTSVSAIESLVHRAKKNLQKQLEKYYNGKLS; from the coding sequence ATGCAAGAGGCTTGCGAAATCAGAGTATCCGTACACCCTAAAGAAAACAGGTTGCAGCGAAACGGGCATTCAACGAAGAATGATGATTTCAGCAAAATTGTTGCCGAACATCAGAACATGGTGCTCAATACCTGTTTCCGCTTCGTCATGAACAAGGAGGATGCCGAGGACATTTCCCAGGAAGTGTTTATCGAGGCCTACCGTTCGCTCGATTCTTTCAGGCAGGAATCGAAGCTTTCCACTTGGCTTTACAGGATCGCCGTAACGAAATCGCTTGACCATCTCAGGAAAAAAAAGCGCAAGAAACGATTTTCATCGCTCAAACGGGTCATAGGAATCAACGATCCCGCGGAGGAGCTACCCATGCCCTCGAACGAAACGCCGGCCGAAGTGCTCTCCGGCAACGAACGGGTGGAGGTGCTGCAACGTGCGCTCGACGCCTTGCCCGATAATCAGAAAACAGCTTTTCTCCTGAGCAAATACGACGGTTACAGCAATCAGGAGATCGCTGAAATCATGCAAACGTCTGTGTCGGCAATCGAATCCCTGGTTCACCGGGCGAAGAAAAACCTTCAGAAACAGCTCGAAAAATACTACAACGGCAAGCTCTCTTGA
- a CDS encoding thiol-disulfide oxidoreductase DCC family protein: MRKQPEQNASLPERIVIFDGVCNLCEFSVRFITQRDSEGRFAFTPAQSPLGTKLLRLHGMETPDLNSVVLVKNGRALERSEAALAIASELDGAWKLLGLFSLVPKGFRDFVYDGIARNRYRWFGKKTHCMLPSPALRARFLENEIPDDAPGDA, encoded by the coding sequence ATGCGCAAGCAACCCGAACAAAACGCGTCTCTGCCGGAGAGGATCGTCATTTTCGACGGAGTCTGCAACCTGTGCGAATTTTCCGTAAGATTCATTACCCAAAGGGACTCCGAAGGTCGTTTTGCGTTCACGCCAGCGCAGTCCCCTCTCGGCACGAAACTCCTGCGGCTCCACGGCATGGAGACTCCGGACCTGAACAGCGTCGTGCTGGTGAAAAACGGCCGGGCGCTCGAGCGAAGCGAGGCGGCGCTCGCCATAGCATCCGAACTCGACGGGGCCTGGAAGCTTCTCGGATTGTTCTCCCTCGTCCCGAAAGGCTTCAGGGACTTCGTCTACGATGGTATCGCCAGGAACCGCTACCGGTGGTTCGGAAAAAAAACGCACTGCATGCTGCCCTCTCCGGCTCTCCGTGCGCGATTTCTCGAGAATGAAATTCCGGATGACGCACCGGGTGACGCCTAA
- the modA gene encoding molybdate ABC transporter substrate-binding protein yields MRSSGSLRVVMVFLLLFSIASCGSGGQDPPGQSEPEVLHIAAAANLSYVMPELVAGFRKEYAGYAETDIRVTKASSGSLTAQIRNSAPYGLFLAANTGYPDALDADGLSDGPPVVYAEGIPVLVYRQGLDCAAVPRCLADSSVKTIAIAHPELAPYGEAAVGILKKEGLFEAVEGKFVYGTSITQTFQHVVTAADAGFIAKSLLYGESGRELEKAGRRWRECSPDSYDRRGLRQSMVLLKGASLAARAFFDYMRGSTARAILEKNGYTVE; encoded by the coding sequence ATGCGCAGTTCGGGATCGTTGCGGGTCGTCATGGTTTTCCTCTTGCTGTTTTCGATCGCATCCTGCGGAAGCGGCGGGCAAGATCCGCCGGGACAGTCCGAGCCGGAGGTGCTGCACATCGCTGCCGCGGCGAACCTCAGTTACGTCATGCCAGAACTTGTTGCCGGATTCAGGAAGGAATACGCCGGGTATGCGGAAACGGATATACGGGTCACCAAGGCATCCAGCGGCAGCCTGACCGCGCAGATAAGAAACAGCGCGCCCTACGGGCTTTTTCTCGCTGCCAATACCGGTTACCCCGACGCGCTTGATGCCGACGGATTGAGCGACGGCCCCCCCGTTGTCTATGCGGAGGGAATTCCCGTGCTTGTCTACCGGCAGGGGCTCGACTGCGCCGCAGTTCCGCGCTGCCTTGCCGACAGCTCCGTGAAGACGATCGCCATCGCGCATCCGGAACTGGCGCCATATGGGGAGGCGGCGGTCGGGATTCTCAAGAAAGAGGGGCTTTTCGAGGCCGTGGAAGGAAAATTCGTTTACGGAACGTCGATAACCCAGACGTTTCAACATGTTGTCACAGCCGCCGATGCCGGTTTCATTGCCAAATCCCTGCTGTACGGCGAGAGCGGCAGGGAGCTGGAAAAGGCAGGGCGGCGATGGAGGGAGTGCTCGCCGGATTCGTATGACCGGAGGGGCTTGCGGCAATCCATGGTGCTGCTCAAGGGGGCTTCTTTGGCGGCCCGGGCTTTCTTCGATTATATGCGCGGGTCCACGGCCCGGGCTATTCTCGAAAAAAACGGTTACACGGTAGAATGA
- a CDS encoding phosphoglucomutase/phosphomannomutase family protein: MQVKFGTDGWRAIIAKDYTFDNLKLATLATAEYFLSLPNRHQGVCVGYDTRFMSAEFARYTAEILSSKGLRVFLSDSFVPTPAISLYCRDNRLAGGIMITASHNPPIYNGFKIKDSYGGSALPESIAVIEKNLERIDQLSPVEPRENLIETTDIKSCYTDYLKAHIDLDAIRDSQFKIAHNAMYGAGQDIITRLLDESMVNCYHCTRNPGFGGINPEPAPSCIEDFIDFFGEVKTDVGIINDGDADRIGMLDEAGSFVDSHKLFAIILKYLVEEKGLRGEIAKTFALTDVIDRICEKNGLLLHLLPVGFKYVSRLMTTNDILMGGEESGGIGITSYLPERDGIFIGLLVLEMMSKKKKTLSGLVQELFDEYGAFYYKRLDLHLDEQKKHAITGRAAQGKLKHIAGCPVTGFDGLDGYKYHFEGGWLLIRPSGTEPVLRLYCEANSEKKVDSALRFAARLA; encoded by the coding sequence ATGCAAGTTAAATTCGGCACCGACGGCTGGAGAGCGATCATAGCAAAAGACTACACGTTCGACAATCTGAAACTTGCAACACTGGCGACCGCCGAGTATTTCCTATCCCTCCCGAACAGGCACCAAGGGGTTTGCGTTGGTTACGACACCCGGTTCATGTCGGCCGAATTCGCCCGCTACACGGCAGAAATTCTTTCCTCGAAAGGGCTTCGGGTGTTTCTGTCAGACAGTTTTGTCCCTACTCCGGCCATTTCTCTTTACTGCAGGGATAACAGGCTGGCGGGCGGCATCATGATTACGGCGTCTCACAACCCACCGATCTACAACGGATTCAAGATCAAGGATTCATACGGAGGCTCGGCGCTTCCCGAAAGCATTGCGGTCATCGAAAAAAACCTCGAGCGCATCGATCAGCTAAGCCCGGTCGAACCCAGGGAAAACCTGATCGAAACAACCGACATCAAAAGCTGCTATACGGACTACCTCAAAGCGCATATCGATCTCGACGCCATCAGGGATTCACAATTCAAAATCGCCCATAACGCCATGTACGGAGCCGGGCAGGATATCATCACGCGACTCCTGGACGAGTCGATGGTCAACTGCTACCACTGCACCCGAAACCCCGGTTTCGGCGGGATCAACCCGGAACCGGCGCCATCCTGTATCGAGGATTTCATAGATTTTTTCGGCGAGGTCAAAACGGACGTCGGCATCATCAACGACGGCGACGCCGATCGCATCGGCATGCTCGACGAAGCCGGTTCGTTCGTCGATTCGCACAAACTTTTCGCGATCATCCTGAAATATCTTGTAGAGGAAAAGGGTCTCAGGGGCGAAATAGCAAAGACGTTCGCACTTACCGACGTCATTGACAGGATCTGCGAAAAAAATGGCCTCCTGCTCCATCTTCTTCCCGTGGGCTTCAAATACGTCAGCCGCCTGATGACGACCAACGATATCCTCATGGGCGGCGAAGAATCGGGAGGCATCGGCATCACCTCCTACCTGCCCGAAAGGGACGGGATCTTCATCGGACTGCTGGTGCTTGAAATGATGTCGAAAAAGAAAAAAACCCTCTCCGGACTCGTACAGGAACTGTTCGATGAATACGGTGCGTTCTACTATAAGCGGCTGGACCTTCATCTGGACGAACAAAAAAAACATGCGATCACCGGAAGGGCCGCCCAGGGAAAACTCAAACACATTGCCGGCTGTCCCGTGACCGGGTTCGACGGCCTAGACGGTTACAAGTACCATTTCGAGGGCGGCTGGCTGCTGATCAGGCCATCGGGAACGGAGCCCGTGCTCAGGCTCTACTGTGAGGCAAATTCGGAAAAAAAGGTGGACAGCGCCCTGCGGTTCGCTGCACGTCTGGCCTGA
- a CDS encoding DUF4405 domain-containing protein: MKKQAFSWRAFISLGLFLAFLVLLVSGTVLYLSPPGRVANWTDWQVLGLTKTQWQHQHTVFGIAFALLSIFHLFSINWKAFWSYIRAKARGGLSRPFEITAILLLSLITGAGTYLKTTPFSSIIDFGDNLSDSWEQGQNAPPVPHTERMTLREIAIRFSPETSPEELQGKLEKSGVSILSIDQTIEDIAVKNNLSAENVYNRLDIVTATKTGRGGGGGGGGKRNR; the protein is encoded by the coding sequence ATGAAAAAACAGGCATTCAGTTGGAGGGCTTTTATCAGTCTGGGGCTTTTCCTGGCATTTCTCGTGCTGCTTGTTTCAGGAACGGTGCTGTACCTCTCGCCACCCGGCAGAGTGGCCAACTGGACGGACTGGCAAGTCCTCGGGCTGACAAAAACACAGTGGCAGCATCAGCACACCGTGTTCGGGATCGCATTCGCCCTGCTCTCGATATTTCACCTCTTTTCAATCAACTGGAAGGCGTTCTGGTCATATATCAGGGCAAAAGCGCGGGGCGGGCTCAGCCGTCCGTTCGAAATCACCGCGATCCTGCTCCTTTCACTGATCACGGGCGCGGGCACGTACCTCAAAACCACGCCATTCTCATCGATCATCGACTTCGGCGACAACCTTTCCGATTCCTGGGAGCAGGGGCAAAACGCTCCTCCTGTTCCCCATACGGAGAGAATGACGCTGAGAGAAATCGCCATTCGTTTTTCTCCGGAAACCTCGCCTGAGGAACTGCAGGGAAAACTCGAGAAGAGCGGCGTTTCCATTCTGTCGATCGACCAGACGATCGAGGACATCGCCGTGAAAAACAACCTTTCGGCTGAAAATGTCTATAACCGCCTCGACATCGTCACGGCCACCAAAACGGGCAGAGGCGGCGGCGGCGGCGGCGGCGGAAAGAGGAATCGGTAG
- a CDS encoding Spy/CpxP family protein refolding chaperone: MDFFSSRRFVSIVLVILVVLNLVLLGALWQQNFNKTPEKKKTVKVYSYKSKQSFFEKELGLTPEQSETFDTLRRQHFQSTIPSLVAISGLKKQLIGEALKETPDSLAIKTLSERIGRQQALIEYRLAWHFNGLSKACTPEQRDSLEQILERLTTRSRTPKRRLLLKSIRITPLESTEKEPERDNEK, encoded by the coding sequence ATGGATTTTTTTTCGTCAAGACGTTTCGTTTCGATCGTTCTTGTCATACTGGTTGTACTGAATCTCGTTCTTCTCGGTGCGCTGTGGCAGCAGAATTTCAACAAGACCCCCGAGAAGAAAAAGACCGTCAAGGTATACAGCTACAAAAGCAAGCAGTCGTTTTTCGAGAAGGAACTCGGCCTCACCCCGGAACAAAGCGAAACATTCGATACCCTCAGACGCCAGCATTTTCAATCGACCATCCCGTCGCTCGTAGCCATTTCAGGCCTGAAAAAACAACTGATCGGCGAGGCGCTAAAGGAAACTCCCGACTCTCTTGCCATCAAGACCCTTTCGGAAAGAATAGGGCGGCAGCAAGCGTTGATCGAATACCGCCTCGCATGGCATTTCAACGGGCTGTCGAAGGCATGCACACCCGAGCAGCGGGATTCGCTCGAACAGATCCTGGAACGCCTGACGACCAGATCCAGAACTCCCAAGCGCAGGCTTCTGCTGAAAAGCATCAGGATCACACCGCTGGAGTCCACAGAAAAAGAACCTGAACGGGACAACGAAAAATGA
- the modB gene encoding molybdate ABC transporter permease subunit, translated as MTQHFDSEPFLLSFRLAGMTTALLFVFSVPLAWTLSRSASRVKPVVEALVSMPIVLPPTVLGFYLLVFLSDRSPLGSWFSNVLHTDLVFSFEGILIASCFYSLPFMLQPLQSGMEQVPAKLLEASWALGKSATQTLWHVVLPNIKPSLLTGVIITFAHTVGEFGVVLMVGGSIQGETRVASIAIYELVEMLDYQTAHIYSVILIAFSFTVLVLVYVLNHRYKSSRS; from the coding sequence ATGACCCAGCATTTCGATTCGGAACCCTTCCTGCTTTCTTTCAGGCTTGCGGGCATGACGACCGCCCTGCTTTTTGTGTTTTCTGTTCCGCTCGCATGGACGCTGTCGAGAAGCGCGTCGAGGGTCAAGCCGGTGGTCGAGGCTCTCGTCAGCATGCCGATAGTGTTGCCGCCAACCGTGCTCGGATTCTATCTCCTGGTTTTTCTTTCGGATCGCTCGCCGCTCGGTTCGTGGTTTTCAAACGTGCTGCATACCGACCTCGTCTTCAGTTTCGAGGGCATTTTGATCGCATCGTGCTTTTATTCGCTGCCGTTCATGCTTCAGCCCCTGCAATCGGGGATGGAGCAGGTCCCTGCGAAGCTTCTCGAGGCTTCCTGGGCTCTCGGCAAGTCCGCAACGCAGACACTCTGGCATGTCGTGCTTCCCAATATCAAACCGTCGCTGCTTACCGGCGTGATTATCACGTTCGCTCATACGGTTGGGGAATTCGGTGTCGTGCTGATGGTCGGTGGAAGCATTCAGGGTGAAACCAGGGTTGCTTCCATCGCCATCTACGAACTCGTCGAAATGCTCGACTACCAGACCGCTCATATTTATTCGGTCATTCTGATTGCTTTCAGTTTCACGGTTCTCGTGCTGGTGTACGTGCTCAATCACCGTTACAAGTCGTCGCGGAGCTGA
- a CDS encoding sulfate/molybdate ABC transporter ATP-binding protein — MITVSVKKKLFGADGDFLMETGVHIARGGITAIAGPSGSGKTTFLRMLAGLTAPDEGLIEVDGKVWFRGEAGRKPKSNLGPQERRVGIVFQGYALFPHMSVLGNLLYASPDRETAEKLLVMTGLQQLRDVKPRNLSGGQKQRVALARALMQRPGLLLLDEPLSALDERMKSILQDELLKVHRELGVTMLIVTHDSSEIYKLCDRVLLFEKGRISADKSPRELFVEGTTTQKFAFKGEILDIKAVDAIHVAVVAIGNNLVEVVVDAEEKASLKPGDSVVIGTKAFNPTVRKFDRRDFDFSRL; from the coding sequence ATGATTACCGTATCGGTGAAAAAAAAACTCTTCGGTGCTGACGGCGATTTTCTCATGGAAACCGGCGTGCATATCGCTCGCGGCGGGATAACCGCCATCGCGGGTCCCTCGGGAAGCGGAAAGACAACCTTCCTGCGGATGCTTGCGGGGCTTACCGCTCCGGACGAGGGACTGATAGAGGTGGACGGAAAGGTATGGTTCAGGGGGGAAGCTGGCAGAAAACCGAAGTCGAATCTCGGTCCGCAGGAGCGGCGGGTGGGCATTGTTTTCCAGGGTTACGCCCTTTTCCCGCATATGAGCGTTCTCGGGAATCTGCTTTACGCTTCTCCGGACAGGGAGACAGCGGAGAAACTGCTCGTGATGACCGGGTTGCAGCAACTGCGCGACGTCAAGCCGCGTAATCTTTCGGGCGGCCAGAAGCAACGGGTCGCCCTCGCAAGAGCGCTTATGCAACGGCCGGGCCTGCTGCTCCTTGACGAACCGCTTTCGGCGCTCGATGAAAGAATGAAGTCGATACTGCAGGACGAGCTTCTCAAGGTACATCGCGAGCTCGGCGTGACCATGCTGATCGTTACGCACGATTCGAGTGAGATTTACAAGCTGTGCGACCGAGTGCTGCTGTTTGAAAAAGGCAGGATTTCAGCGGACAAATCCCCTCGCGAACTGTTCGTCGAAGGAACGACCACGCAGAAGTTCGCTTTCAAGGGAGAGATTCTTGACATCAAGGCGGTCGACGCGATCCATGTCGCCGTGGTCGCAATAGGCAACAATCTGGTCGAGGTGGTTGTCGACGCGGAGGAAAAGGCGTCACTGAAGCCTGGGGATTCAGTCGTTATCGGCACGAAGGCTTTCAATCCGACGGTGCGGAAATTCGACCGTAGAGATTTCGACTTTTCAAGGCTCTGA